Proteins from one Akkermansiaceae bacterium genomic window:
- a CDS encoding carbohydrate kinase family protein has protein sequence MKRHGILTAGNFLVDFIKLIDDYPSEDMLTIIRSQTRSNGGGPYNMVKNLARMRADFPIQAAALLGDDDNGRWILDDLQADGIDTTFVHFTGERGTSFTDVMCNQKNGRRTFFHDPGTNALFDGSQIDFTSTSAKILHLGLLMILEKLDSFADDGETFAAHLLARAGEAGLVTSIDLVSTEHPRFRDIALSALRHTDYAIINELEASRVLGRSIPADSETELADATAELISLGVRRAAVIHTAWGGFLTTADGRFISRLSPKLPDGYIRGANGAGDAFATGFLYGIHEDWTLEECLRMAIGAATACLSDPTPSNGLRPVEECLVLA, from the coding sequence ATGAAACGCCACGGCATCCTCACCGCAGGGAACTTCCTTGTCGATTTCATCAAGCTCATCGACGACTACCCGTCGGAGGACATGCTCACCATCATCCGCTCCCAGACGCGGTCGAACGGAGGCGGTCCCTACAACATGGTGAAGAACCTGGCGCGCATGAGGGCGGACTTCCCCATCCAGGCCGCCGCCCTGCTGGGGGATGATGACAACGGCCGCTGGATCCTCGACGACCTGCAGGCGGACGGCATCGACACCACCTTCGTCCACTTCACCGGTGAGCGCGGCACCTCCTTCACGGATGTCATGTGCAACCAGAAGAACGGCCGGCGGACCTTTTTCCATGATCCGGGCACCAACGCCCTGTTCGATGGCAGCCAGATCGACTTCACCTCCACCTCCGCGAAGATCCTCCATCTCGGCCTGCTGATGATCCTGGAGAAGCTGGACTCCTTCGCGGATGACGGTGAAACCTTCGCCGCGCACCTGCTTGCCCGTGCGGGGGAAGCCGGACTCGTCACCAGCATCGATCTGGTGAGTACGGAACATCCGCGTTTCCGGGACATCGCCCTAAGCGCGCTGCGCCACACGGACTACGCCATCATCAACGAACTGGAGGCATCCCGGGTGCTGGGCCGGTCGATCCCGGCGGACTCGGAGACGGAACTCGCGGATGCGACCGCCGAACTCATCTCCCTCGGGGTGCGCCGCGCGGCCGTGATCCACACCGCATGGGGCGGATTCCTCACCACCGCGGACGGCCGATTCATTTCCCGCCTCTCGCCGAAGCTGCCGGACGGCTACATCCGCGGCGCGAACGGCGCGGGCGACGCCTTCGCCACTGGCTTCCTCTATGGCATCCATGAGGACTGGACACTGGAGGAATGCCTGCGGATGGCCATCGGTGCGGCCACAGCCTGCCTTTCCGATCCGACTCCCTCCAATGGACTGAGACCGGTGGAGGAATGCCTGGTACTGGCTTGA